Within the Thalassoglobus sp. JC818 genome, the region ATTGTCCTTCTTGTTCGGTCGATCCGGACCTACGATCGGTGTCGGACTGAACACGAGCTTGAACGCGGCTGAGGAGTCATGCAGAGTTTGCTTCAACCAGGCTTTCTGTTCCGCTCCAAGGATACTCTTCTCCGGACCGTCTGGCATGTTGTTGGGGCTGCGAAAGTCGCGTCCTTCGAGAATCCAGATTTGAACGTCGCTGCCCCAATGAACGGTTGCGTACCGAGGAGACCGGCTGGGGAACTGCTCTTCATTGAAGAGTTGCACACCCTCTTCAAAGGTGACATTTCCATAAACTTGTCCGGGCCATGTATCGTTCTTTAATGTATCGTGATCGTCTTTAATAAAGTAAGTTGTGTGAGTCGAGTAGTACTCTCGATTGCGAGGCATTGAAAAGATTCTGCCCCATTTAAATCGCATCAACTCTTTCGTCCAGGCCCAAGGCTGTGGCTTGTCGTAGTATTCGATATCCCCAGCATGCACGGTGAAGTTGGGATCGATCTGCGTCATCGACGGGTAAATCTTATGCCCGATCGTTCCATCATCGCGTCGCAGAAAGTCGTGACAGGTCGTCACGCAAAACTTGACGTTCGCATTCTCCTCAGCAGGCGGAGCTGTTTCGAAGCTTCCATTCAGCGTCGCGGTCACATCACCGCCCCCCACAGGACGTGCTTCAAGTTTCGTAAGATACTTCGTCCCCGGCTTAAGCTCTTCGAGCTTCCACTGGGTAGTGAAGTCACTATCGCCCTTGGTCTCGACCCACTCGGTTGTCACGACATGATCTGAGTCGTTCGCAGCATGATAGCTGAGCCTCACTTCGCCAGCTGCCCCCGGACAGGCTCCGATCATTTCATCGAGGCTGGCTCCTTCTGCTAGCTGGTCCGTGACATATCTCTCTTCCTCTCCGGACTCCTGAATCTCTCGCTCCAGCTTCGCTGAAACTTTGACGAATTCAGGTCCCTCGGCGGCCATTCCGGCGTTCCGGGTGGTTCGTGTCCAGATCACGATCGATGACTGATCCGCCCAGCCATTTCGCGTGCCGTTGCCAAGTTGTGGACTCTCAGCCGACTCCCCCCAGACAACCCCACCACACATCCAGAATGTCATCAGAGCAATGACGGAAAGTTGAGCGCGAACTCTCACGGTAGACACCTCTATCACACTGGCGATTGTCCTCAAACAATCGCGGGACCTCAGGACGAAGCAGACTCAGCCACGACAGAAAATGATCGTGACAGCTTGCTGTGATGATTGCAACCAGCGACCGACTGCTCGAGACATCTAATCGGTCACTCTGCGAGTGAAGAGCTTTCCATTCAACGTCGAATTCCAGCATGAGTTCTCGTTGTGATCTGATCGTGAACAGAGCAGGGCGGTCGATCATCCACCGGCCACAACGCTTAACGGCCAATCAAATCGATTCGTATATTCAGACGTGCCTGAGATTTGTCGTCATTTCACGCTGAATGATTTAGCTGGCACAGCGCTTGCGTTTTCTGCTTTGCAATCAAAGAACGTCGCTTTCAAAAGGTGATCACTCTTCGGAAGCGTGTGCGAATTCGCTTCCCGATTTGGAGGACTCAACAATGCCGCAGTGGACTCAAAAAGACGAACGACAGTACGAGCACGTCAAAGAGAACGAACTCGAACGGGGACGATCAGAAGACCGGGCGGAAGAGATCGCTGCACGGACTGTGAATAAGCAGCGACGGAAAGAAGGTCGAACTCCCAACAAGACGACACAAGGCACGGGCAATCCAAACACTCGACTCGAAAAACGAACCGTCGCCGAGCTTCGAAATCTCGCATCGGAACGAGACATCAAAGGCCGCAGCAAGATGAACAAGTCGGAGCTGGTGGAAGCACTGCGCTCTTAGCCCATGCTCACGATACTGCATCATAGACCGACGATTTGCACCAAGAGCGAACGAAGCCTCACTCTACGAATTCTTGACTCTTGAACAGGAGATGAAAATGTCCAAGCGAACTGACTGCATCGAAGCTTGCTTGCGTTGTGCCACGGCGTGCGAACGTTGCCTGCACGAAATGATTGGCAAAACCAGCGACAACGACTGCCCTCATTGCTGTCGAGAATGTATCGACCTCTGTCTGCTCTGTGCTCAAGCGATGTCGCGTGATAGCCGCTTCGCAGAACAAATCTGCCGCCTCTGCGCAGAAGCTTGTGAATGGTGTGCGGAACAATGTGGCCAGCACGAACATGATCACTGCCAGAAATGTGCAGAAGCATGTCGTGAGTGTGAAAAGACGTGCCGCCTCATGAGCGCCTAATCTTTGGTGGATACTTAAACCAACAAAGATCTCTGAAGAACAACGAGAAATGAGGCTTTTCGAAGAACTTCTTGAAGTTGAAAGAAAACTTGTTGACATCCGTTTTCACGGATCAATACGCTCCGATCAACCCTTCAAAGCACCAGACACGGATGATCACATCTCACAGTTTTCATTCTGGAGTTCGAAGTGCCGATTTCTTTTCTTCGAAGCGCAATTTGCCTCGGTGTTGTTCTTCTTTTCTCTCAATCATCACACGCCGGAATTGAAACGCGTTTAACAGTCGTCGACAGCTCACCGACGAGTTGGGTGGCTCGCGGTCTTCAGAATTATACAGTCTCACCTGCAGACGGATGGACGTTCACTCCGGATCGTAATTTTGACAACGGAATCGGTTTTGGGATTACCGGCCCTGCGCTTGGCGGGACGACAATCGACCACTGGTTCCTGAACTTCGCCGCTCCGTTCAACGCAGAGCTGGCCGTTGGAACTTACGACAACTTCCAACGGTTTCCCTTTCAAGATCCTGACCGGCCCGGACTCGAATTCGGAAGCACCGGACGTCTCGACAATTTCGCTGCCGGCTCATTCACAGTTCTCCAAGTCGAATATGGAGCTGGAGGAGAGGTCCTTTCGTTCGCAGCTGACTTCACTCACTATGGTGAAGCGAATCCAGACAACTACGCCATCGTCGAACTCCGCTACAACTCAGAACTCAATACAGTTCCGGAACCATCGTCCCTCGCTCTTCTCGGCTTTGGAAGTCTCGTACTCGCAGGAGTCAAACGCCGCAAAAGAAATTGAGCCCTATGCTCGAGCGGGAACACTGAATGCCCGCATGTTCATCGCCAGTTCTGCGACTACAAAGCGAGACTTGATCGATTGAATCGATCGAGTCTCGTTGCATATTCGCCTTAGTTAACTCGCCTCAACGCGATCGAAACACCTCTCAGAATCTTCAGCAGCATCGTTCCGCTCGACGGCAGCTGTTGTCACCTCTTGGCAGTCGCGACACCAGGCAAGCGTTCGCTGCACGTTGCCCACACTCATTTTGCCCCATCGAATTCCGCCAGCGTCCCAGAGGCTGCGAGAGTTGTCGCAGCGACAGCATCGAACCGACCACCGCTCTGTCGATTTCTGCATCTCGTCCATCCAGCTTGATGGAAGAATCGCCGCAAACAGGTTCTGCACAAACGACATTATTGCCCCTCATCGCTGTATCGAGTTCCTTCGGAATCGCTGAGATCATGGCAGAGACTCCACTGAACCATTCAACTCGCGAACCTCAGAATTATACCCGTTGCAATAGCCGTTCTCCAAGAAGAAACCCGCTTCAACCCTTGGCGATCAGCCAAACAGCCGTGCCAAAACGGCCTCTTGCGTCGACAGGATCAAAGTGGAGTTGCACCATGCCCAATGTTGACGCGTGGTCAGCTTCTGACGACTCGAGCTTTCAACCCACCGCGACCGGCTCACGAACTTCAGTTTCGACAACTGAATGACGCTGCTGATGCCTTTTTCGTGACGTGCGTTTCCTCCACCAGATCACAACCCCTGTGACGTACAAGATTGCGGGAGTCAGCCCGAGAAAAAACACGACCCACCGACCAAAGAGGCCGAAGGCTTCTCCGTTATGCAGTGGAAATTGCCAGGCGAAGAAAATGTCGGCAGCAGTTTCCGTTTCCGGCGTCCGCACAGCCACAATTTCCCCGCTGTAGCGGTCAAGAAACACTTGCGTGCGCCCGTAGGAACGCTGAACTTCATCCGATTGTCGAAAGGCAACTTCATAGACACCATCTTCCCGACGCGGCGGATGAAGATGATCCAGCTTTGCATTCGGAAAACGCTGCGAAGCAATCTCGATCGCTTCGTCGAGCGTAATTCCATCCTGGTCTTCCGATGGGGCTGATTTCAATCTCCGGGGACCTTCCGTCGTTGCAGCGAACTTCGAAATAACATCCCGGAAGACGCTCGGAAACTCCATATAGACACCAGTGAAGGTGATCACAAGGAGAAACACCGCTGAGAACGCCCCAACCGATTTATGCAGGTCGTAATTGAATCGGGGACCGCTTCGAATCGCGATCGCCGCGCGAATTCCACTCTTCAGGAGTGGCCACCACAAATAGAGCCCGGAAAGAAGTGAGTTCAGAATCAACAGGCCGAGCACACCAACAATGATTCCACCAACTGATCCAGCCAACAACCGGAAGTGAAGCCGATAGATCCAGGTCATCAGATCTTCGCCCCAAACACGCTGGCCGGTAACTTCCGCCGTGTAAGGATCGACATGCACTGCGGTAAAAACGAGGTTTCCTCGTGATCCCCCCGTGAACCAGACCGTCCAGACTCCATTCTCGACCCGTGGAACCGTCGCGGAAGTCGCCTTCCGATCTCCGGGATAAGCGGATTCGGCAGCATCAATGATGCTCTGAACCGGTTGCTTTTCCCCTTGTCCCTGTGTGAGAAGGATATCTGGGTTCAACCACTCATCGATTGCATGATCGAAGACTAAAATGCTCCCCGTCAGCCCAAGGAGTACAAAGAAGAGGCCAACAGTCAGTCCAAGCCATCGATGGACTTTCAACCACATTCGTCGGAATTTTAACCGGAAGTCTCCGGACCGAGACGCCGTTTCCGTTTGAGTCGTTTCATTCACAGGATGCTATCTCGCTAAATCCGGTCCGGGAACTCTTTTCCGCCTCTTGCCCGCCTGCTCGCTGGAGCTGACTTTTGCATCAGTGATCTCTATGGCAGGAATCTCGTTGTCCTCCTCCGCGATCGTCACCGTCCACTGAGATTGGCCCGGTTCGCGGAAAGCACCGTTCAACCGATCCGCCAGAGTCGGAGAATTCACATCGGGTGACCACTTGATGGTGACCGCATACTCACCGGGCGGCGCCCCGTCCCCCATTTCGTAAGTGGAAAGCGTGAAGGTCCCATCCTCTTCCACGAGCCCCCAGGGGAGTGAATTGCGAACGTCCGTCGCCTCACCTTTTGGGTGCAGTTCCACGAGGGCGCCGACGGGAGTCTCTCCATTGATTGTGAGAGTTCCCATTGCAGGGTAAGTATCAGCCTGCCAGTCGGCTTTCCCACATCCAACAGTGAAGACGAGAGTCACCGCCAATAGAGAGACTGAAAGTCTTTCGCGAATCAATATAAGTTGCTGCGGGAACATTCTTTAGAATTCCCCTACGATTTCGTTGCCATTCACCGAGGTCAACGCGCTGAGCAAATTCATGTCAATATTCTCGCTCAGAAAACGCCCCGATCCGTCTGCGAGGCAGATTTGAACTCCACCGACGTGGAAAGAAAATGCAGCGCTGTAGAGGTTGCTGACGTTGATGATTTCGTTGCCCACGTAATAGCTGACATTCGGTGGTCCACCGCCTGAATCGGGTGTCACCCGAAAGTTGTACAACCATCCCGAATTAAAGTAGCCCGTCCAACTTCGATACTCGCCATCCCAGCCGTCAGGAGCTGTCGTGGTTTGCATTCCGACATAAAGCGAAGAGCGACCGGCGGATTCGTAAATCATGATCGTGTTGGTCAATCCGTCGGTCACATCGCGAAACCGTCGAAATGTATTCTGATCGAACATCGATTTTCCTGGGCTGTCATCTGTGAGCCATCCGGTATCGCTCCGAAGGCAGGTATAGTCCGACGTCTGGAATCCACTGTTGGGTTCAGGAATTCCCGCTCCTGGAGTCGACGGACACTGATAGGCAACCGGCATCAGCTGCGCCAGGTCTTCGTTGTTCTCATGATCCCAGCGAACATTGAAGTCGTAGAGATTTGCTGTGTTTCCGGCGTCCAGGTAGGGAAGAATCGCAACATTGACATGGGCGGTGCGAAGGGGATCGGCCCACAATCCATCCCAGTCCACCCAGCCCGGAGCCAGACTGTTGTAGGTATCGTGATAATTGTGCAAAGCTAAACCGATTTGCTTCATGTTGTTCTTGCACTGTGTCCTTCGAGCAGCTTCACGAGCCTGCTGGACAGCCGGGAGCAACAAAGCAATCAAGATGGCGATAATAGCGATCACCACCAGTAGTTCGATGAGCGTAAAGCCAGGACGGCGCATAGAAGAATTGCGATAAATCATACGAATCGCCTCTCGGAGAACATGTGAATAGACTCGTCGAATGAAGGGTTTGGAACCGGTCATCCGTTATTTCGAATCCACCTGACTCGCTTTGGCTGGCGATATCGCGCTGGCTAATCACTCTCAGGAAACCTACATAACACTGAGACTCAGTCTCAACAGGGCACGATTTGACAAACCCGAGCGGCACATTGCAACCGCTCAACCGCACATTTTTGAAGTTCGTAAAAGAGCGATTCAGAACAGAGAATCTCGATATTTCCCGTCAATGGTAAGCCCGAACACCAGAGGGGAAATCTGACCAGAAAATGATCTCGCCGACCGAAGCGAAATCTCCCGCGCTGCCGATCTCTCCAGACACCTGGGTGAAAACAGCTTAGTGTCCGCAGAGACGTGCCCATCAAGAGTGCCCCCGCAAGGACTCGAACCTTGAACCTACTGATTAAGAGTCAGTTGCTCTACCAATTGAGCTACAGGGGCGTGCACATCAATTCTGCTGCCAGAAACACCTCGAAAGAGATGCAAAGTCGACAGCTGTGAAGCATTTTGCAGCGGGGAAGTGTAGTTCTTTCCGAATCAGTCGTAAAGGAATCGCTGTCGAAATTGAACTCGGCAAACCGCAAAAAGATCGCAAGCAATTTCGGCTGACCGTCTCATCCGAATCTTGTCGGCAAATCCTGACGAACCGAACTTCGCTTTGGTGCTTGTATGACGTACTTTTGAGTGCTTTGAAACACGATTTCTTCATTCAAGACAAAAGTTTGATCAATCGGTTCGCGGCTGTTCAGCCACAAGCACGCTGCTAACATATTGTTTGATGCATTCGATCGTCGCCGGCGAATCGAATAACATGGTCGAAACCTCAACCATTCACCGAACTCCCATCAATAAAATTCCCCGTGATTCACGGGCAGATGCCTCGTCATGTTGAGCTCTACAGAATCGTCCAAGCCCGAAACTGACGCCCAAGAGACTGAGAACCAATCAACTGGTTCGACAGACTCTCGGAGCATTTCGCGCCAAACGATTCTTCGTCGTGGAATTTTATTCGCGGTCCTCTTGGTGATTGTGCTCGGATTGAAGAATCCCGTCGTCAACGCGGTTCAGAGCTATCGGGCTGCCCGTTTCAAATTAGATTGCAAGGCTCAAATCGAGGCGGAAGACTGGACGGGAACACGATCAACAGCGCTCGCTTGGCGAAAGATGGATCCCGACAGCGATGACGCTCTCGTCTTTCTGGCGGAAGCGGCGGTTCAACTCGATGATCCGGAAGAAGCTGCGGAATCACTCTCGAAAGTGAGCGATGACTACCACGGAGCACTCCAAGCGTTGGCAGTCTGTGCGGAACTTCAGTTCACCGACCTCAATCAGCCGTATGCAGCAGAAGCGACATGGAAGCGGATGCTCGAGATTGACCCTCTTGCCGATGTCGCCCATCAACGGTTGATCTACTTCTACGCGATGACTCTTCAGCGC harbors:
- a CDS encoding alkaline phosphatase D family protein, producing MRVRAQLSVIALMTFWMCGGVVWGESAESPQLGNGTRNGWADQSSIVIWTRTTRNAGMAAEGPEFVKVSAKLEREIQESGEEERYVTDQLAEGASLDEMIGACPGAAGEVRLSYHAANDSDHVVTTEWVETKGDSDFTTQWKLEELKPGTKYLTKLEARPVGGGDVTATLNGSFETAPPAEENANVKFCVTTCHDFLRRDDGTIGHKIYPSMTQIDPNFTVHAGDIEYYDKPQPWAWTKELMRFKWGRIFSMPRNREYYSTHTTYFIKDDHDTLKNDTWPGQVYGNVTFEEGVQLFNEEQFPSRSPRYATVHWGSDVQIWILEGRDFRSPNNMPDGPEKSILGAEQKAWLKQTLHDSSAAFKLVFSPTPIVGPDRPNKKDNHANTTFTTEGIELRDFFSSIEGVIVFCGDRHWQYASVDDETGLWEFGCGPGSETHELGWKDGDVRPNHKFLRVAGGFLSGEVVQVDEKPQLTIRHYTVDGEPLSEFQFPVEASTEAELQ
- a CDS encoding Rho termination factor N-terminal domain-containing protein, which produces MPQWTQKDERQYEHVKENELERGRSEDRAEEIAARTVNKQRRKEGRTPNKTTQGTGNPNTRLEKRTVAELRNLASERDIKGRSKMNKSELVEALRS
- a CDS encoding four-helix bundle copper-binding protein — translated: MSRDSRFAEQICRLCAEACEWCAEQCGQHEHDHCQKCAEACRECEKTCRLMSA
- a CDS encoding PEP-CTERM sorting domain-containing protein produces the protein MPISFLRSAICLGVVLLFSQSSHAGIETRLTVVDSSPTSWVARGLQNYTVSPADGWTFTPDRNFDNGIGFGITGPALGGTTIDHWFLNFAAPFNAELAVGTYDNFQRFPFQDPDRPGLEFGSTGRLDNFAAGSFTVLQVEYGAGGEVLSFAADFTHYGEANPDNYAIVELRYNSELNTVPEPSSLALLGFGSLVLAGVKRRKRN
- a CDS encoding PepSY-associated TM helix domain-containing protein yields the protein MWLKVHRWLGLTVGLFFVLLGLTGSILVFDHAIDEWLNPDILLTQGQGEKQPVQSIIDAAESAYPGDRKATSATVPRVENGVWTVWFTGGSRGNLVFTAVHVDPYTAEVTGQRVWGEDLMTWIYRLHFRLLAGSVGGIIVGVLGLLILNSLLSGLYLWWPLLKSGIRAAIAIRSGPRFNYDLHKSVGAFSAVFLLVITFTGVYMEFPSVFRDVISKFAATTEGPRRLKSAPSEDQDGITLDEAIEIASQRFPNAKLDHLHPPRREDGVYEVAFRQSDEVQRSYGRTQVFLDRYSGEIVAVRTPETETAADIFFAWQFPLHNGEAFGLFGRWVVFFLGLTPAILYVTGVVIWWRKRTSRKRHQQRHSVVETEVREPVAVG
- a CDS encoding DUF1559 domain-containing protein — protein: MTGSKPFIRRVYSHVLREAIRMIYRNSSMRRPGFTLIELLVVIAIIAILIALLLPAVQQAREAARRTQCKNNMKQIGLALHNYHDTYNSLAPGWVDWDGLWADPLRTAHVNVAILPYLDAGNTANLYDFNVRWDHENNEDLAQLMPVAYQCPSTPGAGIPEPNSGFQTSDYTCLRSDTGWLTDDSPGKSMFDQNTFRRFRDVTDGLTNTIMIYESAGRSSLYVGMQTTTAPDGWDGEYRSWTGYFNSGWLYNFRVTPDSGGGPPNVSYYVGNEIINVSNLYSAAFSFHVGGVQICLADGSGRFLSENIDMNLLSALTSVNGNEIVGEF